Within Thermodesulfobacteriota bacterium, the genomic segment ACCTTTAACGAGTTGCCAATGCAAGTAAATTATGCATTTTCTGGAAAATCTTCGTTTTACTTCTATGCGATTTTACATCGTAAATTCAAACAGTTTTCAATTGTCGTTCAGACACTAACTAAAGGATTTAATATAAATTACTCCATGTTTAGTCAAGGACTATTATCTATTTGAGAGCTCGAGGAAGGGTGTCTTCGTACTGTGGTCTAATGGACGGAACGGGTGATTTCCTTTTTTATTGTTAGGGCTTGTGCCGAATTTCTTTTTTGCATTTCACCACATGCAGCCCAAAAATCAGCCGTTTTTGATGTCTTGATGCAATTGCCTCTGTTTATTCAAAATTTTATTAAAACCAGTGCAACTGATATGGAAGGAGAAGGAATGGAAACATCTTATCACTCAAGTTTCGCACGTCAGTTTGGCGATAAGTAATGCCTTAGCGGCACGCAACATATAAAATCAGATGTGAATCGAAACGGTTATAATTTTTTCTGCAGTTTGATGAGTCGGTCGCTAAGTTTGACGGGGTATGTTTGTTTATCATGAAGTGACTTATATTTATCATCAAGAAGGACAAATTCATTTTTAAATCCATTTCTGATTTCTTCAATAGACGGATACGTGCCTATTCTTTTTCCCTTTTCCATGACTTTTTCCAGCATCGGTTTTCCATCTTTAAAACTATCATCCCTAAGCCCTATTATATCTTCCAGAAACAGCCCCTGTCTGCCTGTCCTGCGAAAAACCTGTTTTTTGCCGGCAAGGGTTATTTTACCGGGACTTAATTTCCTGGTGTCACGGTCTTTGACCCTGACTACCTTGTAAACAATATCCAGATAGGGTGAATCTGCAGAAACACCCACCTTGGTGCCGACTCCGAACGCATCTATTTTAGCCCCCTGCGAAATATAATCGGCTATCTTAAACTCATCAAAACCGCTGCTGGCAAAAATTTTTACCCCAAAGAGACCTGCGTTATCCAAAATTTTTCTAACCTTTTTGCTCAGCATCACCATGTCTCCGCTGTCCAGCCGGACACCGGTAAGGGAGTGTCCCTTTTGTTCCATCTGTTTGGCAACCTTTACCGCATGGTGTGCCCCTTGAATGGTATCATATGTATCAATAAGAAAAATGGAGTTTTCGGGAAAAGAATCCGAATAGGCTGAAAATGCGTCAAATTCACTGCCAAATGCAGATATGTAAGAATGGGCCATGGTTCCTGATATGGGGATGCCGTATGTTTTGCCTGCCAAAACATTGCTGGTGGCATTAAATCCGGCGATATAAGTACTTCTGGCAACTTTCATCCCGGCATCCTTTTCATGGGTTCTTCTAAGCGAAAAGTCAACCAGAGACCGGCCGTTGGCCGCATGTATACACCGGGCGGCCTTTGAAGCGATCATGGTGGAAAATCCAATCGTATTAAGCATAAGGGTTTCCAGAATCTGGGCTTCAATCATAGGCGCAGTCACCTCTACAATCGGTTCATTGGCAAAAAAAATGGTGCCTTCAGGCAAGGCATACATATCTCCTGAAAAACGGAGTGTTTTCAGATAAGATAAAAATTCCGGGGGAAAAAGTTGGGTCGTTTTTAAATAGTCGATATCGCTTGGGGAAAAGTGAAAAGACTCCAGTTCTCCCAGCACGTCATTCAGGCCTGTGGCAACAAAAAAATTCCTGTTGGAAGGATAATCCCTTATAAAAAGAGAAAAAGTCGCTGTTGATACGATCTGGTGCTTATAATAACCGGCCGCCATGGTAAGTTCGTAAAGATCGGTAAAAAGGGGGCCTGCCCTGTGTATGCTTTTCATGAAACCCTGGCTCCGTATAGCTGTTTCATCCTTTTTAAAGAAAATTCGTGCATCTCATTATCAAAATCGGCTACACCTTTAACAGGAACCGACACGATATAATCACGATTTGCCAGGCCTCCTACCGTGTCCATTACACAAATAGATGTGCATACGCCGGTAATTTCAACTTCTTTAATATTTGCATCTTGTAATATTCTTTCAAGATCGGTTCCATAGAAACCGCTGTATCTTTTTTTGGGGACTATTTTTTCACCAGATACGGGGGCAAGTTCAGCAATAATTTCGTTCCCCCAGGTATCGGTGACACAATGCTTGGGAAACTTGGCAAACTCCAAATCATTTTCATCGTGTGAATCCTGCAGAAAGATAACCAGGTCTTTATTTTTCCTGAAAGCTGAAAGCCTGTCACGAACAAAGGGGATAATTGATTCTGCCTGGTCCCCACAATAAAGAGTACCCTTTGGATCGATAAAATCGTTTAACATATCGACAATGATTAAGGCCTTTCTTGGCATATCTGCCTCCTTTTAATCAATACGGTTCATCCTTTCATTTACCACCCTTTCAAAGAAACGTTCAAGTTCATATACTGCTTCCATATCTTCATACAAAACATCGGCGCCTTTTAAAATCTTTTTTTTGATATCATTTTTAAAAGCCTTATCAACTGCAAGCCTGTTGGCAATATCCGCATAGGATTGAGCGTCATGGGCAACACAATCCATGACACCTATCTGTTTATATAGTCCCAGTGTCAGACGGCCGCACATAAGCCGGCCGGGCCAGGTGATAATGGGAATGCCGGAGGCAAATGCCAGCAAACTTGTATAGCCGCCAGTAAAATGAGGGGTGTCGAGGAGTATGTCGGCAACTCGCAAAAAAGATAAATATTTTCTTTTGGACATTCTCGGCAGGAACCGGATGCGATCGATTACATCAGGAAATGTATGCATGAAACGGTTGTTGAGTAACTTTGCAAGGTGGCCCTCCCTTGTTTCAAAGAAAATCAATAACCCTCGGGGATCCCGACGCAGAATAGATCCAAGTGCCTCATCAAAATCAGGATGAAACTTAAAAAGTGTCTGGGGACATACATATAGATTGCAATCTTCGGGCAGATCGAATTGCTTGCGGGATACCGGTTTTTCAGGCATTTGAGGACGGCGGCAGTACATGGCAAATCGTTTTAAAAGAACCAGGGTTTCCGAGTAGTGACCATTTGCTTCAGAAGGTTCCGCATTTTCCGCTGATAGGTAGTAATCCATATTGGGGATACCGGTGGTTACCGGATGTCCCCATGTGGTACATTGAACCGGTGCCAGACGTGAAAATGCAATAAAGTATGTTAAAGGGTCCATTCCAATATCAGGGTAAAACAAAATGTCCAGCGGGTGCTTTGAAATCATTTTGCGCGCGGCGGCCATTTCGTTCGGCAGGATGACTGCCTCATCAGCCGCACGATCTATGCTGTCTGTTAATAAATCCTCTTTCCCCAGGAACCTGAATACCTTTACATGGAACTTTTCCTTGGACAAATTTTCTATTATTCCCTGATTTAACAAACCAATGGTATGATCATAAAAAAATCTTGAAATGATACCGATGTTAATTTTTCCACCTGTATATGGCTTGCAGTTAGGAGAGACCCAGGCAAGGTCAGGGCAGGCGTGCAGAAAAAGACCGGCAAGTTTTTCCTGCAAATCTCTGTTTTTCAATCCTTGATAGGCCAGGTAAAAACTTGTCGTACCCACTTCTCTGGCAGGATCTATAAGTGCAAAATTTTTATTCATTAATGCTTCGATTCGGTCAGACAGTTTTTCCCTTTCGCTTTTAATTAATTCTTTTGATTCAAATATCAAAGGAAACATAAGGGCCATTTTTACCTCAACTCCGGCATTGGGCATTATTTGTAACGATTTCCGGTAGCTTGAAATTGCTTCTTTCACCCTGCCCTGTTCTTTTAACAACGTCCCCATGTTGTTGTATGCCTTATGATGGTCCGGCTTTAATTGAATTGCCTTCTGATAGCATACTGCCGCTTGGTCTAACTTGTTCTGCTTTTGTAAAACCACTCCAAGGTTATAATATGCATTTGCATTGGACGGGCTTTGCTCTAAGACTTTCCGGTAGCAAAAAACAGATTCAT encodes:
- a CDS encoding nicotinate phosphoribosyltransferase, translating into MKSIHRAGPLFTDLYELTMAAGYYKHQIVSTATFSLFIRDYPSNRNFFVATGLNDVLGELESFHFSPSDIDYLKTTQLFPPEFLSYLKTLRFSGDMYALPEGTIFFANEPIVEVTAPMIEAQILETLMLNTIGFSTMIASKAARCIHAANGRSLVDFSLRRTHEKDAGMKVARSTYIAGFNATSNVLAGKTYGIPISGTMAHSYISAFGSEFDAFSAYSDSFPENSIFLIDTYDTIQGAHHAVKVAKQMEQKGHSLTGVRLDSGDMVMLSKKVRKILDNAGLFGVKIFASSGFDEFKIADYISQGAKIDAFGVGTKVGVSADSPYLDIVYKVVRVKDRDTRKLSPGKITLAGKKQVFRRTGRQGLFLEDIIGLRDDSFKDGKPMLEKVMEKGKRIGTYPSIEEIRNGFKNEFVLLDDKYKSLHDKQTYPVKLSDRLIKLQKKL
- a CDS encoding isochorismatase family cysteine hydrolase, whose amino-acid sequence is MPRKALIIVDMLNDFIDPKGTLYCGDQAESIIPFVRDRLSAFRKNKDLVIFLQDSHDENDLEFAKFPKHCVTDTWGNEIIAELAPVSGEKIVPKKRYSGFYGTDLERILQDANIKEVEITGVCTSICVMDTVGGLANRDYIVSVPVKGVADFDNEMHEFSLKRMKQLYGARVS
- a CDS encoding tetratricopeptide repeat protein, with translation MMTFSLETEFKTAIQYHQTGQLQRAQEIYRKILETNPNHSDSLHLLGVIANQVGNNDTAVKLIGRAIEINSKEANYYNSIGNAFKALGNLKQAVLSYQKALELKPDFAQALVSMGSVFIELDRLKEAMSCFQKALQFNQNFTDAYYNMGIALKKQNRMDEAVICYQKSLELTPGFFDAYYNLGAIYKDQGRLDESVFCYRKVLEQSPSNANAYYNLGVVLQKQNKLDQAAVCYQKAIQLKPDHHKAYNNMGTLLKEQGRVKEAISSYRKSLQIMPNAGVEVKMALMFPLIFESKELIKSEREKLSDRIEALMNKNFALIDPAREVGTTSFYLAYQGLKNRDLQEKLAGLFLHACPDLAWVSPNCKPYTGGKINIGIISRFFYDHTIGLLNQGIIENLSKEKFHVKVFRFLGKEDLLTDSIDRAADEAVILPNEMAAARKMISKHPLDILFYPDIGMDPLTYFIAFSRLAPVQCTTWGHPVTTGIPNMDYYLSAENAEPSEANGHYSETLVLLKRFAMYCRRPQMPEKPVSRKQFDLPEDCNLYVCPQTLFKFHPDFDEALGSILRRDPRGLLIFFETREGHLAKLLNNRFMHTFPDVIDRIRFLPRMSKRKYLSFLRVADILLDTPHFTGGYTSLLAFASGIPIITWPGRLMCGRLTLGLYKQIGVMDCVAHDAQSYADIANRLAVDKAFKNDIKKKILKGADVLYEDMEAVYELERFFERVVNERMNRID